One region of Oncorhynchus mykiss isolate Arlee chromosome 8, USDA_OmykA_1.1, whole genome shotgun sequence genomic DNA includes:
- the gs02 gene encoding glutamine synthetase, translating to MAMSASAELSKAVKQQYMELPQGDKVQVMYVWIDGTGEGLRCKTRTLDSEPKSIEELPEWNFDGSSTYQSEGSNSDMYLIPSAMFRDPFRKDPNKLVLCEVLKYNHKPAETNLRLTCKKVMDLVENQIPWFGMEQEYTILGTDGHPFGWPNNGFPGPQGPYYCGVGSDKAYGRDIVEAHYRACLYAGVMICGTNAEVMPAQWEFQVGPCEGITMGDHLWVARFILHRVCEDFGVVASFDPKPIPGNWNGAGCHTNFSTKEMREEGGLKAIEESIERLGRRHSYHIRAYDPKGGLDNARRLTGHHETSNIHEFSAGVANRGASIRIPRTVGQEKKGYFEDRRPSANCDPYAVTEALIRTCLLSEEGDEPVDY from the exons ATGGCTATGTCCGCCAGCGCCGAACTAAGTAAGGCTGTTAAACAGCAGTACATGGAACTCCCTCAGGGAGACAAAGTCCAAGTCATGTATGTCTGGATCGATGGAACCGGAGAGGGACTCCGCTGCAAAACCAGAACGCTGGATTCGGAGCCCAAGAGCATCGAAG AACTGCCGGAATGGAACTTTGATGGCTCCAGCACCTACCAGTCTGAGGGCTCAAACAGTGATATGTATTTGATTCCTTCTGCAATGTTCAGAGATCCCTTCCGCAAAGACCCCAACAAATTGGTATTGTGTGAAGTGCTGAAGTACAACCACAAGCCTGCAG AAACCAACCTTCGTTTGACTTGTAAGAAAGTCATGGACCTGGTTGAGAACCAGATCCCTTGGTTTGGCATGGAGCAAGAGTACACAATCCTAGGCACTGATGGACACCCATTTGGCTGGCCCAACAACGGCTTCCCTGGCCCACAAG GTCCCTATTATTGTGGAGTGGGATCTGACAAGGCCTATGGTAGAGATATTGTGGAAGCCCACTATAGAGCCTGTCTGTATGCTGGGGTCATGATCTGTGGCACCAATGCTGAAGTAATGCCTGCACAG TGGGAGTTCCAGGTTGGTCCTTGTGAAGGCATCACCATGGGTGATCACCTCTGGGTGGCTCGCTTCATCCTCCACCGGGTGTGTGAGGACTTTGGCGTGGTGGCCTCATTTGACCCCAAGCCTATCCCTGGGAACTGGAACGGTGCTGGCTGCCACACCAATTTCAGCACCAAAGAGATGCGGGAAGAAGGCGGGTTAAA GGCCATTGAGGAGTCCATTGAGAGGCTGGGGAGGAGGCATAGCTACCACATCCGTGCCTACGACCCTAAAGGGGGGCTTGACAACGCCCGTCGCCTCACCGGCCACCATGAAACCTCCAATATCCACGAGTTCTCTGCTGGCGTAGCCAACCGTGGCGCCAGTATCCGCATCCCTCGCACCGTGGGCCAGGAGAAGAAGGGCTACTTTGAGGACCGCCGCCCGTCGGCCAACTGCGACCCGTATGCCGTGACGGAGGCTCTGATCCGCACCTGTTTGCTCAGCGAGGAGGGAGATGAACCTGTGGACTATTAG